A region from the Dryobates pubescens isolate bDryPub1 chromosome 39, bDryPub1.pri, whole genome shotgun sequence genome encodes:
- the LOC128899083 gene encoding histone H3-like centromeric protein A — MPRPKPPSPRRIRPPPTPPTPPTPARRPPPRPRLPRRRPGQVALQEIRKYQSNTKLLLRPAPFARLVREICLLFTRGVDYHWQRMALLALQEAAEAFTVLLLEDAYLCTLHARRVTLYPKDLQLARRLRGSEAGLG, encoded by the exons ATGCCCCGCCccaagccccccagcccccgccgCATCAGGCCCCCCCCGACACCCCCGACACCCCCGACCCCGGCCCGCCGGCCCCCGCCGCGACCTCGGCTTCCGC GGCGCCGCCCCGGGCAGGTAGCGCTGCAGGAGATCCGCAAGTACCAGAGCaacaccaagctgctgctgcggcCGGCGCCCTTCGCACGCCTG GTGCGGGAGATCTGTTTGCTCTTCACCCGGGGGGTCGATTACCACTGGCAGCGAAtggccctgctggcactgcaggag GCGGCGGAGGCGTTcacggtgctgctgctggaggacgCCTACCTGTGCACGCTGCACGCCCGCAGGGTCACTCTCTACCCCAAGGACCTGCAGCTCGCCAGGCGCCTGCGCGGCTCCGAGGCGGGCCTGGGATGA
- the LOC128899048 gene encoding steroid 21-hydroxylase, which translates to MAALLLLPGGALHLLHRQGALHLHRLALRHGPVLRMRLGGREVLVLSSVGAIREALARHWGDWLGRPPSYLGSLVSRGGRDLALGPPTPSWRRQRGAARGALARAGGRLRPLLRQQAEALCQELQSHGGAPLDPFEIFSFHSCSTIGRLLFGDMTPPEEELRSFSRCLLQLLEVWGRSSVRVLDLIPALRVLPNPGLRQLLRLVQLRDSFVETQIRRHEECPSPPSDTVLAALQGRDPSVQGGPLSPPRLHMTLVDLFIGGTETTATALTWAVAFLLHRPELQDQLRAELWQELGPSGPPELGGSGRLPLLQATIAETLRLRPPAPLALPHCACRHTSLGGCPVPAGSILIPNLLAAHRDPQSWQRPDDFLPERFLCAEAPGRAPLLPFGCGARACPGEAVARAELAAFLGQLLRRFRLVPAVPGALPRLDGGSAGTVLRCPPFRVRLLPCAAPAGAVPPSLTTAPASATSAPQPDQRPPSATSALAV; encoded by the exons ATggcggcgctgctgct CCTGCCCGGGGGAGCGCTGCACCTGCTGCACCGCCAGGGGGCGCTGCACCTGCACCGCCTGGCGCTCAGGCACGGCCCCGTCCTGCGCATGCGCCTGGGGGGGCGCG aggtgctggtgctgagctcggTGGGCGCCATCCGGGAGGCGCTGGCCAGGCACTGGGGGGATTGGCTGGGGAGACCCCCGAGCTACCTGG GGTCTCTGGTGTCGCGGGGGGGCCGGGACCTGGCCCTgggcccccccacccccagctggcGCCGGCAGCGAGGGGCGGCCCGGGGGGCGCTGGCCAGGGCCGGGGGCAGGCTGCGacccctcctcaggcagcaggcagaggctctCTGCCAG gagctgcagtcccACGGGGGGGCTCCCCTGGACCCCTTTGAGATCTTCTccttccacagctgcagcaccattGGCCGCCTGCTCTTCGGGGACATG aCGCCCCCCGAGGAGGAGCTGCGGAGCTTCTCtcgctgcctgctgcagctgctggaggtttGGGGCCGCAGCAGCGTTCGGGTCCTGGACCTCATCCCTGCGCTGCgg gtgCTCCCCAACCCTGGGCTGCGGCAGCTGCTGcgcctggtgcagctcagggacagCTTCGTGGAGACCCAGATCCGGAGACacgag gaGTGCCCATCCCCCCCCTCGGACACGGTGCTGGCAGCGCTGCAGGGGAGGGACCCCAGCGTCCAGGGGGgtcccctgagccccccccgGCTGCACATGACCTTGGTTGACCTCTTCATCGGCGGCACCGAGaccacagccacagccctcaCCTGGGCTGTGGCCTTCCTGCTGCACCGCCCCGAG ctgcaggaccagctgagggcagagctgtggcaggagctgggcccCTCAGGCCCCCCCGAGCTGGGGGGCTCCGGgcgcctgcccctgctgcaggcaacCATCGCCGAGACCCTGCGGCTGCGGCCCCCTgcgcccctggcactgccacactGCGCCTGCCGCCACACCAG CCTCGGGGGCTGTCCGGTCCCAGCCGGCTCCATCCTGATCCCcaacctgctggctgcccaccgggacccccagagctggcagcgtCCGGACGACTTCCTGCCCG AGCGCTTCCTGTGCGCGGAGGCTCCGGGCAGGGCTCCGCTGCTGCCGTTCGGCTGCGGCGCCCGGGCGTGCCcgggggaggctgtggccagggcgGAGCTGGCAGCgttcctggggcagctcctgcgCCGCTTCCGCCTGGTGCCGGCCGTGCCCGGGGCGCTGCCGCGGCTGGACGGGGGCTCGGCTGGCACCGTCCTGCGCTGCCCTCCCTTCCGCGTCCGGCTGCTGCCCTGCGCCGCCCCCGCTGGAGCGGTGCCCCCCAGCCTGACCACTGCCCCCGCCAGTGcaaccagtgccccccagcctgaCCAGCGCCCCCCCAGTGCAACCAGTGCCCTCGCAGTCtga